From Banduia mediterranea, the proteins below share one genomic window:
- a CDS encoding TetR/AcrR family transcriptional regulator translates to MLKAAAGLFKRQGYAATTLRQIADDAGIQAGSVYYHFESKDRILAEILDVGIDLVHMAVLERLNALPADATGRERFAAAVEGHLTGLLQHEEYTSAAIRVYGQLPAGLRRPNQNRRRKYSALWDQLLIEADERGEIRPRADLHLTRLIVLGAINWTVEWFDPDQGALSATVDQMVSILSDGVFKPAEQTKGRTTRKPKAAKSAAV, encoded by the coding sequence GTGCTCAAGGCTGCTGCCGGCTTGTTCAAGCGGCAAGGGTATGCCGCGACTACATTGAGGCAGATTGCGGACGATGCGGGCATTCAGGCGGGAAGTGTCTACTATCACTTTGAGTCGAAGGATCGGATTCTGGCCGAGATCCTGGATGTCGGCATTGACCTCGTGCATATGGCCGTGCTCGAACGGCTCAACGCCTTACCCGCGGACGCCACGGGTCGGGAGAGGTTTGCCGCTGCTGTGGAAGGTCACCTCACCGGTCTATTGCAGCATGAGGAATACACGTCGGCGGCCATCCGGGTTTACGGTCAGTTGCCAGCGGGCTTGCGGCGCCCCAATCAGAACCGCCGTCGCAAGTACAGCGCGCTGTGGGACCAGTTGCTGATTGAGGCCGATGAACGGGGCGAGATTCGACCCAGGGCAGACCTCCACCTGACGCGTTTGATCGTGCTTGGGGCCATCAACTGGACGGTGGAGTGGTTCGACCCGGACCAGGGGGCGCTCAGCGCCACTGTCGATCAGATGGTCAGCATTCTATCGGACGGCGTGTTCAAGCCCGCTGAGCAGACAAAGGGGCGGACAACTCGCAAGCCCAAAGCGGCAAAGAGCGCAGCTGTGTAG